In Candidatus Methanomethylophilus alvi Mx1201, a genomic segment contains:
- the thpR gene encoding RNA 2',3'-cyclic phosphodiesterase: MRTFVSIPIPNTSGLDPFMRDLKGIRGIKPSPTAQMHITLKFIGDIPEEKVDVVEECVLKSVSGISKGRISVKGTGAFPNQKAPRIIWAGVETSLPLEKMSADIGSRLEAEGIPFDTKPFKPHITVARVEGRPDISRILHNYSATEFASFICPAVLIMKSELSPKGATHTIMRMCELR; this comes from the coding sequence GTGAGGACGTTCGTATCGATCCCGATTCCCAACACATCCGGGCTCGACCCGTTCATGAGGGATCTGAAAGGGATACGCGGCATAAAGCCGTCCCCCACGGCGCAGATGCACATCACCCTGAAATTCATAGGGGACATCCCCGAGGAGAAGGTGGATGTCGTCGAGGAGTGCGTCCTTAAGTCCGTATCCGGGATATCCAAGGGAAGGATCTCGGTGAAAGGTACGGGTGCCTTCCCCAACCAGAAAGCCCCCAGGATCATATGGGCCGGGGTCGAAACGTCCCTCCCCCTCGAAAAAATGTCCGCCGACATCGGAAGCAGGCTGGAGGCCGAAGGGATCCCATTCGATACGAAACCGTTCAAACCCCACATCACGGTGGCGAGGGTGGAGGGAAGACCCGACATATCCAGGATTCTTCACAATTATTCCGCTACGGAGTTCGCTTCGTTCATCTGCCCTGCGGTACTCATCATGAAGAGCGAGCTGTCGCCCAAGGGTGCGACCCACACCATAATGCGGATGTGCGAACTGCGCTGA
- a CDS encoding TGS domain-containing protein, whose amino-acid sequence MVCKITVSGKTTEVPAGTTVMDAAKEVGIVPDAYLFLIDGKPVPMDTPIADGQTVKAMKVASGG is encoded by the coding sequence ATGGTCTGCAAGATAACGGTATCCGGAAAGACCACGGAGGTCCCTGCAGGAACCACCGTGATGGACGCTGCCAAGGAGGTAGGCATCGTCCCGGACGCATACCTTTTCCTGATCGACGGAAAACCCGTCCCTATGGACACACCCATTGCCGACGGTCAGACTGTCAAGGCGATGAAGGTCGCATCAGGCGGATAA
- a CDS encoding cobyric acid synthase, translated as MRSVLFLGTSSGAGKTTLDALYCRHLVRKGLKVAPFKASNLSLNSYVTEDGKEIGMGQAFQAWACGIEPTGDMNPVLMKPSGNGRMQIVLRGEPFMDTERGSYFPRDEIMEKACESFDRLAHDNDVVVCEGSGSPVELNLMDTDMANIGMMRARGIQSVLIGDIERGGVFAAVYGTWLLLPEDLRPLLKGFVINRFRGDASILESGIRKVEELTGMKCLGIVPYALLKFPEEDSLSDSKGSLGDGDIHDEFVKNLDELLDSAEEAGLDFEAIDRLLSA; from the coding sequence ATGAGGTCCGTACTGTTCCTCGGTACATCGTCCGGGGCCGGAAAGACCACGTTGGACGCCCTATACTGCCGTCATCTGGTCAGGAAGGGTCTCAAGGTCGCCCCCTTCAAGGCTTCCAACCTCTCCCTCAACTCCTATGTGACCGAGGATGGGAAGGAGATCGGAATGGGTCAGGCCTTCCAGGCATGGGCCTGCGGTATCGAGCCCACCGGCGATATGAACCCCGTTCTCATGAAGCCTTCCGGAAACGGCAGGATGCAGATCGTCCTGAGGGGGGAGCCTTTCATGGACACAGAACGCGGTTCTTACTTCCCCAGAGACGAGATAATGGAGAAGGCATGCGAATCATTTGACCGTCTGGCACATGATAACGACGTGGTGGTGTGCGAGGGTTCCGGATCCCCAGTGGAGCTCAATCTCATGGACACCGATATGGCCAACATCGGTATGATGAGGGCCCGCGGGATCCAATCCGTACTTATAGGGGACATAGAGCGCGGGGGGGTGTTCGCCGCAGTATACGGTACCTGGCTCCTTCTCCCGGAGGATCTGAGGCCTTTGCTGAAGGGATTCGTCATAAACCGTTTCCGCGGAGACGCATCCATCCTGGAATCAGGCATAAGGAAGGTGGAGGAGCTTACCGGAATGAAATGTCTGGGTATCGTCCCGTACGCCCTTCTGAAATTCCCCGAGGAGGATTCTTTGTCCGATTCGAAGGGAAGTTTGGGCGACGGGGACATACACGACGAGTTCGTAAAGAATCTGGACGAGCTCCTCGATTCGGCCGAGGAGGCAGGTCTGGATTTCGAGGCCATAGACAGGCTTTTATCCGCCTGA